Proteins encoded by one window of Erwinia pyrifoliae DSM 12163:
- the murA gene encoding UDP-N-acetylglucosamine 1-carboxyvinyltransferase, translating to MDKFRVQGPTRLSGEVTISGAKNAALPILFAALLAEEPVEIQNVPKLKDIDTTMKLLGQLGVKAERNGSVYLDASNVDIYCAPYELVKTMRASIWALGPLVARFGQGQVSLPGGCAIGARPVDLHITGLEQLGAEIKLEEGYVKASVAGRLKGAHIVMDKVSVGATVTIMSAATLATGTTVIENAAREPEIVDTAHFLNTLGAKITGAGSDRITIEGVDRLGGGVYRVLPDRIETGTFLVAGAISGGKVICRAAQPDTLDAVLAKLREAGADIEVGEDWISLDMHGKRPKAVNLRTAPHPGFPTDMQAQFSLLNLVAEGTGVITETIFENRFMHVPELVRMGAHAEIESHTLICHGVEKLSSAQVMATDLRASASLVLAGCIAEGTTLVDRIYHIDRGYEHIEDKLIALGANIQRVSGED from the coding sequence ATGGATAAATTTCGTGTACAGGGTCCGACCCGGCTAAGTGGTGAAGTCACAATTTCCGGGGCTAAAAATGCCGCATTACCGATCCTGTTCGCTGCTCTGCTGGCTGAAGAGCCGGTCGAGATCCAGAATGTCCCGAAACTGAAAGACATCGATACCACCATGAAGCTGCTCGGCCAGCTCGGTGTGAAGGCTGAACGTAATGGATCTGTATATCTGGATGCCAGCAATGTGGATATCTACTGCGCGCCTTACGAACTGGTGAAAACCATGCGTGCCTCGATTTGGGCATTAGGCCCGCTGGTGGCACGTTTCGGGCAGGGGCAAGTATCACTGCCCGGTGGTTGTGCTATCGGCGCACGTCCGGTTGATCTGCATATCACCGGCCTTGAGCAGCTTGGCGCCGAGATTAAACTGGAAGAAGGTTACGTTAAGGCCTCTGTCGCTGGTCGCCTGAAAGGGGCGCATATCGTTATGGATAAGGTCAGCGTGGGTGCAACCGTTACTATCATGAGCGCGGCTACGCTGGCAACGGGCACTACCGTTATTGAAAATGCCGCGCGTGAGCCGGAAATTGTCGACACCGCTCATTTCCTTAACACGCTTGGGGCGAAAATTACCGGTGCTGGCAGCGATCGTATTACCATTGAAGGCGTTGATCGTCTGGGTGGCGGTGTTTATCGCGTGCTTCCTGACCGCATCGAAACCGGTACTTTCCTGGTCGCAGGGGCGATCTCCGGCGGTAAGGTTATCTGCCGTGCCGCGCAGCCTGATACGCTGGATGCCGTGCTGGCGAAGCTACGCGAAGCCGGTGCGGACATCGAGGTGGGAGAAGACTGGATAAGCCTGGACATGCACGGCAAGCGGCCTAAAGCAGTCAATCTTCGTACCGCCCCGCATCCTGGCTTCCCAACCGATATGCAGGCGCAGTTCAGTTTACTGAACCTGGTGGCTGAAGGCACGGGGGTGATTACTGAGACCATCTTTGAAAACCGCTTTATGCATGTGCCAGAGCTGGTTCGCATGGGCGCGCACGCTGAAATTGAAAGCCATACGCTGATATGTCATGGCGTGGAAAAGCTTTCCAGCGCCCAGGTCATGGCGACCGATCTGCGTGCTTCTGCCAGTTTGGTGCTGGCTGGATGTATTGCTGAAGGCACCACGCTGGTGGATCGCATTTACCATATCGATCGCGGATACGAGCATATTGAAGATAAGCTGATTGCCCTTGGAGCGAATATCCAGCGGGTTAGCGGCGAAGATTAA
- the mlaD gene encoding outer membrane lipid asymmetry maintenance protein MlaD, which yields MQTKKSEIWVGAFLLLALCAIIFLCLRVTDLKSLGNVSTWKLHATFDNVGGLKPGSPVKIGGVVIGRVSDIVLDPKTYSPKVSMDIEDQYNNIPDTSSLAVRTSGLLGEQYLALNIGFDDPEMGTAILKNGGTVQDTKSAMVLEDLIGQFLYKSGNADEKSSPAAGGKGAQGQVAPAAANNP from the coding sequence ATGCAAACGAAAAAAAGTGAAATTTGGGTAGGTGCATTCTTACTGTTAGCGCTTTGCGCAATTATTTTTCTCTGTCTGCGCGTGACCGATCTCAAATCACTCGGCAATGTGTCGACCTGGAAACTGCATGCCACTTTCGACAACGTGGGTGGGTTGAAGCCCGGTTCGCCGGTGAAAATCGGCGGGGTAGTGATAGGTCGTGTATCGGATATTGTGCTTGATCCTAAAACATATTCGCCTAAGGTCAGCATGGACATTGAAGATCAATATAACAATATTCCGGATACCAGTTCGCTGGCGGTGCGCACCTCCGGTCTGTTGGGGGAGCAGTATCTGGCATTGAATATCGGTTTTGATGACCCTGAAATGGGAACCGCTATACTCAAAAATGGCGGGACTGTTCAGGACACCAAATCTGCAATGGTGCTGGAAGATCTCATTGGGCAGTTCCTTTACAAGAGCGGCAACGCTGATGAAAAGAGTTCACCTGCTGCAGGTGGCAAGGGCGCTCAGGGGCAAGTTGCCCCGGCAGCAGCGAATAATCCATAG
- the kdsD gene encoding arabinose-5-phosphate isomerase KdsD, with translation MAHITAENDFDFQQAGKEVLQIEREGLEQLDRYINDDFTHTCDLIYRCRGKVVVMGMGKSGHIGKKIAATFASTGTPAFFVHPAEASHGDLGMVTSDDVVIAISNSGESSEILALIPVLKRLHVTLICITSRPESAMGRAADIHLCVKVPQEACPLGLAPTTSTTATLVMGDALAVALLKARGFTQEDFALSHPGGALGRKLLLRVDDIMHCGNAMPHVSRDASLRDALLEITQKNMGMTVICDASMQIEGIFTDGDLRRVFDMGIDIQHASIESVMTPGGIRVRPGTLAVDALNLMQTRNITCVMVADNDRLIGVIHMHDMLRAGVV, from the coding sequence ATGGCGCATATCACTGCCGAAAACGACTTTGATTTTCAACAGGCCGGGAAAGAGGTCTTGCAGATTGAACGCGAAGGTCTGGAACAACTCGACCGCTACATTAATGATGACTTTACCCATACCTGCGATCTGATTTATCGCTGTCGCGGCAAAGTAGTGGTCATGGGGATGGGCAAATCAGGGCACATTGGCAAAAAAATTGCCGCCACTTTTGCCAGTACCGGTACGCCCGCGTTCTTTGTTCATCCTGCTGAAGCCAGCCACGGCGATCTGGGCATGGTGACGTCTGACGATGTGGTGATTGCCATTTCCAATTCCGGCGAATCTTCAGAGATTTTGGCCCTGATCCCGGTACTGAAGCGCCTGCACGTCACATTAATCTGCATCACCAGCCGCCCGGAGAGTGCAATGGGGCGTGCGGCAGATATCCATCTGTGTGTTAAAGTCCCCCAAGAGGCCTGCCCACTTGGCCTGGCGCCGACCACCAGTACCACCGCCACGCTGGTGATGGGCGATGCACTGGCCGTTGCACTATTAAAAGCCCGTGGTTTTACCCAGGAAGATTTTGCCCTCTCTCACCCCGGTGGCGCGCTGGGGCGCAAGCTGCTACTGCGTGTTGATGATATCATGCACTGTGGTAATGCTATGCCACACGTCAGCCGTGACGCCTCACTGCGCGACGCCCTGTTGGAGATTACGCAGAAAAACATGGGGATGACGGTGATTTGTGACGCTTCGATGCAAATCGAGGGTATTTTCACCGACGGTGATTTACGCCGCGTCTTCGATATGGGCATTGATATCCAGCACGCCAGTATTGAAAGTGTGATGACGCCGGGCGGCATTCGCGTGCGGCCTGGTACGCTGGCAGTGGATGCACTAAATCTGATGCAAACCAGGAATATCACCTGCGTCATGGTTGCCGACAACGATCGGCTAATTGGCGTGATCCATATGCATGACATGCTGCGCGCTGGCGTAGTTTAA
- the mlaC gene encoding phospholipid-binding protein MlaC, with product MLKRLLMVAMLAIAPLAAHAEADQTNPYKLMDEAAAKTFSRLKNEQPAIKKDPDYLRQIVREELLPYVQVKYAGALVLGRYYKDATPAQRDAYFKAFGDYLAQAYGQALAMYNGQTYQIAPEQPTGGANIIAIRVTIVDPNGRPPVRLDFQWRKNSVNGHWQAFDMIAEGVSMITTKQNEWSDVLRQKGIDGLTERLKSYAQQPVTLNKSS from the coding sequence ATGTTGAAACGTTTACTCATGGTGGCGATGCTGGCCATTGCACCCTTAGCAGCTCATGCTGAAGCTGACCAGACCAATCCCTACAAGCTGATGGACGAAGCCGCAGCGAAAACCTTCAGTCGTCTGAAAAATGAACAGCCTGCAATCAAGAAAGACCCTGATTATCTGCGCCAGATCGTTCGCGAAGAGCTGTTGCCATATGTTCAGGTCAAGTATGCAGGAGCTTTAGTGCTGGGGCGTTACTACAAAGATGCCACCCCGGCACAGCGTGACGCCTACTTTAAAGCTTTCGGTGATTATCTGGCTCAGGCTTACGGTCAGGCGCTGGCGATGTACAATGGCCAGACCTATCAAATTGCCCCGGAACAACCCACTGGCGGAGCGAACATCATCGCCATTCGCGTCACCATCGTTGATCCTAATGGCCGCCCACCGGTGCGCCTGGACTTCCAGTGGCGCAAAAATAGCGTCAACGGTCACTGGCAAGCCTTTGACATGATCGCTGAAGGGGTCAGTATGATCACCACCAAGCAGAATGAATGGAGTGATGTTCTGCGCCAGAAAGGCATCGATGGGTTAACAGAGCGCCTGAAATCCTATGCTCAGCAGCCTGTCACGCTGAACAAGTCGTCATAA
- the mlaF gene encoding phospholipid ABC transporter ATP-binding protein MlaF: MSQTETNLVDVRGVSFSRGNRPIFDNISLTVPKGKVTAIMGPSGIGKTTLLRLIGGQLPPDSGEIWFNGENIPALSRSRLYEARKKMSMLFQSGALFTDLSVFDNVAWPLREHSHLPAPLLRSTVMMKLEAVGLRGAANLKPSELSGGMARRVALARAIALEPDLIMFDEPFVGQDPITMGVLVKLIDELNHSLGVTCIVVSHDVPEVLSIADYAYIVAGQKVIAQGTAPDLRKNDDARVRQFIDGIADGPVPFRFPAGDYLQDLVGSGS; encoded by the coding sequence ATGAGCCAGACGGAAACGAATCTGGTGGATGTCCGGGGCGTGAGCTTTTCCCGTGGCAATCGGCCGATTTTCGATAACATCTCGCTTACGGTGCCCAAGGGAAAAGTCACGGCTATCATGGGGCCTTCCGGTATTGGTAAGACCACACTACTACGCTTGATTGGCGGGCAACTGCCGCCGGACAGCGGGGAAATATGGTTCAATGGCGAAAATATTCCTGCACTTTCCCGCTCCCGATTGTACGAAGCGCGCAAAAAGATGAGCATGCTGTTTCAGTCGGGCGCGCTGTTTACCGATCTGAGCGTATTCGATAATGTGGCCTGGCCGCTGCGAGAACACTCTCATTTACCAGCCCCATTACTGCGCAGCACGGTAATGATGAAACTGGAAGCCGTCGGGCTGCGCGGAGCGGCAAATCTTAAACCTTCTGAACTGTCTGGCGGCATGGCTCGCCGCGTAGCGCTGGCGCGAGCGATTGCGCTGGAGCCGGATCTGATTATGTTCGACGAGCCGTTTGTAGGCCAGGATCCTATCACCATGGGCGTATTGGTAAAGCTTATCGACGAACTCAATCACTCTTTAGGCGTGACCTGTATCGTGGTTTCCCACGATGTGCCCGAAGTGCTGAGCATTGCCGATTACGCGTATATTGTTGCTGGCCAGAAGGTGATCGCTCAGGGAACTGCCCCCGATCTGCGTAAAAATGATGACGCCCGCGTGCGTCAGTTTATCGATGGTATTGCCGACGGGCCGGTACCATTCCGTTTCCCCGCCGGGGATTATCTGCAAGATTTAGTCGGCTCAGGGAGTTAA
- a CDS encoding helix-turn-helix domain-containing protein translates to MTHNPQDWHPADIIAALRKKGTTLAAQSRLAGLSSSTLANALCRPWPKGEWIIATALNIHPSKIWPSRYFDVKTRCLIDRQQRIRR, encoded by the coding sequence ATGACACACAATCCGCAAGACTGGCACCCCGCCGACATTATTGCCGCCTTACGTAAAAAAGGCACCACGCTGGCTGCACAGTCGCGACTGGCCGGCTTGAGCTCATCAACCCTGGCCAACGCATTATGCCGCCCATGGCCAAAAGGAGAGTGGATCATCGCAACAGCATTGAACATACATCCATCAAAGATTTGGCCCAGCCGTTACTTTGATGTGAAAACACGTTGTCTTATCGATCGCCAACAGCGCATTCGCCGATAA
- the mlaE gene encoding lipid asymmetry maintenance ABC transporter permease subunit MlaE, translating to MFLQALASLGRQGINFCASLGRAGLMLFHALFGIPRFRKHAPLLVKQLYNIGVLSLLIVVVSGLFIGMVLGLQGYLILKTYGAEASLGMMVALSLLRELGPVVSALLFAGRAGSALTAEIGLMKATEQLSSMEMMAVDPLRRIISPRFWAGFISMPLLTLIFVAVGILGGALVGVSWKGIDSGFFWSAMQNAVDLQTDIINCTIKSAVFAVTVTWIALFNGYDAIPTSEGISRATTRTVVHASLAVLGLDFVLTALMFGN from the coding sequence ATGTTTCTACAAGCACTGGCGTCATTAGGGCGTCAGGGAATTAATTTCTGCGCTTCTCTTGGACGCGCCGGATTAATGCTGTTCCATGCGTTGTTTGGCATTCCACGCTTTCGCAAGCACGCTCCGCTGTTGGTTAAACAGCTGTACAACATTGGCGTGCTGTCACTGTTGATCGTGGTGGTTTCCGGGCTGTTTATCGGCATGGTATTGGGCCTGCAAGGTTACCTGATTCTGAAAACTTACGGCGCTGAAGCCAGTCTGGGCATGATGGTGGCGTTGTCGTTACTGCGTGAACTGGGTCCGGTGGTTTCGGCACTGCTGTTCGCCGGGCGCGCCGGCTCGGCATTGACGGCTGAAATCGGTTTAATGAAGGCCACTGAACAGCTTTCCAGCATGGAGATGATGGCGGTTGACCCGCTACGGCGCATCATTTCGCCGCGCTTCTGGGCCGGTTTTATCAGCATGCCGCTATTGACGCTGATCTTCGTTGCGGTAGGCATTCTCGGCGGCGCGCTGGTGGGCGTGAGCTGGAAGGGCATCGATTCCGGCTTTTTCTGGTCGGCGATGCAAAATGCGGTTGACCTGCAAACTGATATTATCAACTGCACAATCAAAAGCGCCGTATTTGCGGTGACCGTGACATGGATAGCGCTGTTTAACGGCTACGATGCCATTCCGACGTCTGAAGGTATCAGTCGGGCAACAACGCGTACTGTAGTACATGCTTCGCTGGCAGTACTTGGTCTGGATTTTGTGCTTACAGCACTGATGTTTGGGAACTGA
- a CDS encoding calcium/sodium antiporter translates to MLVATALLIIGLVLLVYGADRLVFSAAILCRSLGIPPLIIGMTVVGIGTSLPEMIVSFSAAARGQMDIAIGTAMGSNIANILLILGAAALLHPLTVHSNLIRRELPLMLLVTLLCSVMLFDNQLSRVDGLTLMAIAAVYLLFIIRIARRAERENNDSLPREQLAELPRDDTGNTVAFLWLAVALIVLPMSTNMVIDNATVIADYFGVSELVIGLTIISVGTSLPELATVIAGALKGEDDIAIGNLIGSNIYNLAIVLGIPALLHPGAFDAAAFARDYWVMLGVSALFTLVCLQRSRRIGRLAGALLLCGFICWVGMLYQFPSVAFW, encoded by the coding sequence ATGCTCGTTGCTACAGCACTACTGATTATCGGTTTAGTCTTATTGGTCTACGGTGCCGATCGTCTGGTGTTTAGCGCAGCTATTTTATGTCGTTCTTTGGGGATACCCCCGCTAATTATTGGTATGACCGTGGTGGGTATTGGCACCTCGCTGCCAGAAATGATCGTCTCATTTTCTGCCGCCGCGCGCGGGCAAATGGATATCGCCATAGGGACGGCAATGGGTTCAAACATCGCCAATATTTTGTTGATCCTCGGCGCAGCGGCGCTGCTGCACCCGCTAACGGTACATTCTAATCTGATTCGCCGCGAACTGCCGCTGATGCTGCTAGTGACTCTGCTATGTAGCGTCATGCTGTTTGATAATCAACTGAGCCGTGTCGATGGTCTGACCTTAATGGCAATAGCGGCGGTCTACCTGCTGTTTATCATTAGAATCGCCCGCCGGGCCGAGCGCGAAAATAATGATTCGTTACCCCGTGAACAGTTGGCCGAACTACCGCGTGACGACACAGGCAATACCGTTGCTTTCCTGTGGCTGGCAGTGGCGCTGATCGTGCTGCCGATGTCAACCAACATGGTCATCGATAACGCCACGGTGATTGCCGACTACTTCGGCGTTAGCGAACTGGTCATCGGACTGACTATTATCTCCGTCGGCACCAGCCTGCCGGAACTGGCTACCGTCATTGCCGGTGCCCTGAAAGGCGAAGATGATATCGCCATCGGTAACCTGATAGGTTCTAATATTTATAATTTGGCTATCGTGTTGGGCATTCCGGCGTTACTGCATCCTGGCGCGTTCGATGCAGCAGCCTTTGCCCGTGACTACTGGGTTATGCTCGGCGTTAGCGCGCTATTTACACTGGTCTGTTTGCAGCGCAGTCGCCGCATTGGCCGGCTGGCCGGGGCGCTGTTGCTGTGCGGGTTTATCTGCTGGGTGGGCATGCTATACCAGTTCCCCTCAGTGGCCTTCTGGTAA
- the ibaG gene encoding BolA family iron metabolism protein IbaG translates to MENSEIQSVLMSALPLQEVHVTGEGSHFQVIAVGELFGELSRVKKQQTVYAPLMAYIADNRIHAVSIKTYTPEEWARDRKLNGF, encoded by the coding sequence ATGGAAAATAGTGAAATTCAGTCCGTGCTCATGAGCGCGTTACCGTTGCAGGAAGTCCACGTAACTGGTGAAGGTAGCCATTTTCAGGTCATCGCCGTTGGTGAACTGTTCGGCGAGCTGAGCCGCGTGAAGAAGCAGCAGACGGTCTATGCCCCCCTGATGGCTTATATTGCCGATAATCGCATTCATGCGGTTTCCATTAAGACCTATACCCCTGAAGAATGGGCGCGTGACCGTAAGCTAAACGGTTTTTAA
- the mlaB gene encoding lipid asymmetry maintenance protein MlaB — protein MNEQLRWEIEAGQLRLIGELERETLLPLWQQREAVMERVETIDVSALERVDSGGLALLVHLRQIAIDNGRKPRFSGVTDKLNSLITLYNLQKIIICCD, from the coding sequence ATGAACGAGCAACTGCGCTGGGAAATTGAGGCGGGCCAGCTTCGCCTCATCGGTGAACTGGAGCGTGAAACGCTGCTGCCGTTATGGCAACAGCGTGAGGCGGTGATGGAGCGCGTAGAGACTATTGACGTTTCCGCTCTGGAGCGAGTCGATTCGGGAGGACTGGCGTTGCTGGTCCATCTGCGACAGATTGCCATTGATAACGGCAGGAAACCGCGTTTTAGCGGCGTTACTGACAAGCTGAATTCGCTAATCACCCTTTATAATCTGCAGAAAATTATCATCTGCTGCGACTAA